The Vulcanimicrobium alpinum sequence CGTCGTCAGATCCATCACGTCGCCGAGCAGCGGTGAGAGATCGATCACCACCGCTTTGTCGCTGTCGCGCTGGGCGACGATCCCGGCGACGCCCAGCACGGAGTCGGCAGTCGACAGGCGCACCGCGTCGGCGAGCGGCGTGTTGGGATCGGCGAGGAACCGTGTGTGCGGCCACAGCATGATCACGCTCTTGCCGCTGCGCACGAAGCGGACGACGCGCGCTTCCTGCTGGAACACGTCGCCCGAGAGGATGCCGTAGCCGCCCAGACCGTTCTTCGGCACCGCCGTCTGCAGATAGTCTTTGTCGAACTGATCGGCTTTGATCAGCATCGACACTTTGCCGTCCTTGCGGATCAATTGGAAAAGTCCGTCCTGCACGACGGCGTCCTTCACGTACGTGTCGTACGCGACAGGTTCGCCGGGCGCGGGCGCTTTGGCGGCGGCCGCCGCCGGGGAACTCGACGGCGACGCGGCGGGCTTCGCTTGTGCGAGCGCAGTCCCGGTCAGCGCGGCAAACGAAAGGGCGAAGACGGCAAACGGCCGGAGCGTCACGGGCGAACCTCCCAGAGAATGCGGACCGTCCTCTTCGCCCGGCGCCGAGCGGCGCCTTGTCCCGGCCGGATTATCCGGCGGACCTGGGTCGGTTCGCCGGCGCGGACGGCTTCTGCATGATGCCGGCGACACGCCGCGTCAGCCAGCGGGGGCTGATCCGCGCGGACTGCGCGAGCAGCGTGTTCGCGATCCCGTCGACGATGACCACGCGCCCGCGGTCCAGGGCGCGCAGCGCGGTGCGCACGACCTGTTCGGGCGAGCGCGCGCGGCCGAGGCGCGCGTCGTCGATCCCGGTGAAGAACGGCGTCTCGGTCTGCCCAGGGCACAGCGCCAGCACGCGCACGCCGCTTCCGCGCACCTCTTCCGCGAGCGCCTCCGAAAACGAGAGCAGAAACGCTTTGGTCGCGCCGTAGGTCGCCATGTACGGGACCGGCTGGAACGCGGCGTTGGACGCGACGTTGACGATCGCGCCCGCGCGGCGCGCGAGCATCGCCGGCAGCAAGGCGCGCGTGAGCTGCTGCGGCGCGAGGACGTTGACCATGACCTCGTCGCGTTCGCGCTCGGGCGCAAGCGTCACGAGTTCGCCGTACGTCGCGAAGCCGGCGTTGTTGACGAGCGTCCCGATCTCGATCCCGCGCGCGGCCAGTTCGTCGAGGATCGCGTGCGGTGCCGCCTGATCGGCGAGATCGGCCGGGATGACGTCGACCGTGACCCCATGTGCCGCGCGGAGCTCGGTCGCGAGCGCCTCGAGGGCAGGAACCGTGCGCGCGACCAGGACCAGATCGAGCCCGCGGGCGGCGAGCGCCCGTGCGAACGCGGCGCCGATCCCGGACGAGGCACCGGTGACGAGGGCGCGCCGGGCGCCGGAGGCTGCAGCGGTCATGCGATCATCTTACTGAACATTGTTTATTTTTGTCAACTATGTTCATAAATCGGTTGACTTTCAGTCGAGGCGGGCGTAGGATCGCGCCATGGGCATCGCCGAGCGGAAGGAGCGGCAACGGGCGGAGCTGCGCGAGCAGATCCTCGCCGCGGCGCGCAAGATCGTGCTCGACGAGGGCTACGAACAGCTGACGATGCGCAAGATCGCCGACGCGATCGAGTACTCGCCGGCCGCCATCTACCTGTACTTCGAGAATCGCGAGGCGATCGGCCGCCAATTGTGCGCGGAGTCGTTCGAGCATCTGATCGCGTACATGGCGCCGGTCTCGGCGATCGCCGATCCGTTCGAACGCCTGCTTTCGATGGGACGCTGCTACGCGCGCTTCGGCCTCGAGAACCCGCGCGAGTACCGGCTCCTGTTCATGACCGACGCGGCGTACATGCAGGCGCTCTTCCCACCGGACCATCAGAAGGACGACCACCCCGGCGAGCGCGCCTTTCAGTTCGTCGTCGATATCGTCACGTCGGCTCGGGACGCCGGCGCGATCGAGGCCGCCGATCCGATCGCCGTCGCGGAGATGCTGTGGACCGCCGTGCACGGCATCGTCTCGCTCGCGCTTACCTGCTCCGAGGCGATCGAAACCCCGCTCGAGACGCTCGTGGAGACGATGTGCGCGACGATCGGCCGCGGCCTCGCCACCCCGGCCGCCCGCGCCGCACACGTCGTCCCCGCCCGCTAGATCTCTTTTTTCTTCCCTACTGCTGAACGCCGTTCACCCACGGAGGCACGTTCGATGTCGCGTACGACCCCACTCGCTCTCGCCGCGGCAGGCGCGCTCGTCCTCGGAGGATGCGCCGCCCGCGCCGCGAGCGTCAGCGAGCAGCCTCCGACGCCGGTGACCCTGGCGACGGCAGCGGCGCCCCCCGCGCAATCTGCCTACGACGGCCCGGGCACCGTCGTCCCCCGGCACGTCTATAAGATCGCGTTCGAGGTCCCCGGCCGCATCGCGACCGTGAACGCCGACGTCGGCGACCGCGTCGCCGCGGGAACGGTGCTCGCCGCGCTCGACGGCGGCGATTACGCGGCGCAGGCGCGCGGCGCCGACGCGCAGGCGGCCCAGGCCGCCGCGACCGCTGCGAAGGCGCGCAACGGCGCGCGCACGCAGGAGCGGCAGGCCGCCGCCGACGCGGTCGCCGCAGCGCTGGCGCAGCGCGATCGCGCGCTCGCGGCGCAGCGGCTCGCGCTCGCGAACAAGGCGCGCTACGACGCGCTGTTCGCCGGCGGCGACGTCGCGGCGCAGCAGCACGATCAGACCCTCGCCGCCGCGCGCGACGCCGACGCCGCGGTGAACGCCGCGAACGCGCAGTACGAACAGGCGCGCGCCCAGCAGTCGCTGGTGCGCAGCGGGACGCGCGACGAAGATCTGCGCGCCGCTGCAGCGGTGGCCGAGGCCGCGCGCGCGAGCGCCGACCTCGCCGGCGTGACGCTCGCGAAGACGCGCATCGTCGCGCCGGCCGACGCGTACGTCGAATCGCGAGCCATCGAACCGGGCAGCACCGCCCAGCCGGGTGCGACCGCGTTCGTTCTCGACGACGCGCGCGAGCCCGACATCGTCGTCGCCGTCCCCGAAGCGCGCATGGCGGGGATCGCGGCGGGAACGCCGGCGACGATCCGCGCGAACGGGGCAATCGCGCGCGGGCGCGTCGAGCGCGTCGAACCCGACGCCGATCCGGCGAGCCGGACCGCGCAGGTCCGCATCCGCACGAGCGGACTGCGCCTGCGCGACGGCGCGATCGTCGACGTCGCCCTCGGCAGCGAACGCACCGGAGGGACCGCTGCAGTGCCGCTCGGTGCGGTGGTCACCGACGCCGGCGGCGGAAGCCACGTGCTGCTGTATGATGCACGGACCAAGACGGCGGCGCTGCGCGCGGTGCGCGTCGTCGGCGGCGACGGCGAACGCGCGATCGTGCGCGGCGTCGCTCCGGGAACGCGCGTCGTACGCGGCGGCGCCGCGCTCGTCAAACCCGGCGCGCAGCTCGCGGTGGTGCCGGAATGAGCGGCCTGCCGGCGTTCGCACTGCGGCGCAAAAGCCTCGTCCTCGCGGGCCTCCTGCTCGCGATCTTCTGGTCGCTTTACGCCGGCGCAACGATGCAGCGGCGCGAGGATCCGGGAACGACCCAACGGCAGACCGCGATCGTCACCGTCTTCCCCGGCGCGACGACGCACGACGTCGAGCAGCTCGTCACCAAGAAAATCGCCGACGCGATGCGCGGCGTGACGCACGTGCTGCACGTCGAAGGGACGTCGCGGCCGGGAATCTCCGAAGTCGACGTCGTTTTCGACGACGTCATCAACGAAGCCGGACCGACGCTGCGCGACGTGCGCGACCGTCTCGGCGACGTCTCGCCGCAGCTGCCGCCCGGCGTCCAGCCGTCGATCGTCGACGACGTGTGGAAGACCTATCCGGTCGTCCTCGGCGTTCGCCAGGACGGCGCGACGCCGCGCGAGCTGCGCGACGCGGCGAAACGCCTTGCCGATCGCATCTCGCGCCAGCGCGACGTCGGCTTCGTCAAACTCGTCGGCGAACAGGTGCAGCAGGTCAACGTCGATCTCGACGTCGCCGGCCTGCAGCATTACGCGATCGGCGCCGCCGACGTGGTCAACGCGCTCGCCGCGCGCAACGGGTTCGTCCCCGCCGGTTTAGTCGCGGTCGACGGACGGCTCGCGCAGGTCGACCCCTCCGACGCGCTGCGCGGCGTCGCCGACGTCGCGGCGACCAGCGTCGCGCCGGTGGGCGGACGCGCGGTGCGCGTGGGCGACCTCGCGCAGGTCGGCGCCGCCTATCCCGATCCGCCGAGCGAACTGGTGCGAGTCGACGGCGAGCCCGGCATCGCGATCGCGGTGCAGGCGAAGGAGACGTCGTCGCTCACCGATCTGGGGCCCGAGGTGAAGGACGCGATCGCGGCGGAGCGGTCGCGCTGGCCGGCCGGGACGCACGTCGCGTTCATCGCCGATCAGCCGCGCTCCGTCGACGACCGCATCGCCGACTTCGGGCTCAACCTGCTGCTCGCGGTGGCGATCGTGACCGGTCTGGTCTCGCTGTTCATGGGACTGCGCAACGGGATCCTCGTCGGTATCACGGTCGTGCTCACGATCGCGCTCACGTTCGGCGCGATCAAACTGCTCTCGGTCGACATCAATCAGATCTCGGTCCTCGCGCTGATCATCTCGCTCGGCATCATCGTCGACGCGGGGATCGTCGCGATCGACAACATCGAACACCACCTGCGTCTGGGCGAAGACCGTGCGACCGCGTCGGCGCGCGGCGTCGCGACACTGTGGATGCCGCTGCTCACCTCGACGCTCGTCGCGATGTCGTCGTTCCTGCCGTTCCGCTTGATGGGCGGCGGGATCGGCGACTTCGTCCGCGATCTCGCGGTGGTGACCTGCGTCTCGCTCGCGATGTCGCTGGTGGTCGCGTACTTCGTCACGCCGATCCTCGGCGAGTGGTTCGCGGTGCCTTCGTCGCAGATCGGGCAGACGTCGATCTTCGACCGCTTCCTCGACGCCGTGCGCGCGCGCTACGTCCCGCTCGCGACGGCCTCGCTGCACCGCCCGTGGATCACCGTCGGCGCGGCGACCGGCGCGGTGGTGCTCGCGGTGCTGTGGCTCCCGCACCTGGGCGTGCAGTTCTTCCCCTCAGCTGACCGCGCGCAGTTCTTCATCGAAGTGAATGCGCCCGACGGGACCGATATCCGCTCGACCGCGCGGATCGCCGCAAACGTCGAGCGCGCGGTGCGCGCGCAGCCCGGCGTCACCGTCGTCGGCTCGTTCGTCGGCGCCGGCGCGCCGCGCTTCTATTACAACGTGCTGCAGCAGCAGCCCAAACCGTCGTACGCGCAGATCCTCGTCGACACGAGCGACATCGCAAGCGCGAACCGTCTCGTCGCGACGCTCGCACCGCACTTGCGTGCAGAAGTCCCCGGCGCGCGCATCGACGTGAAGAAACTCGAACAGGGTCCGCCGGTCGGTGCGCCGATTCAACTGCGTCTGCAAGGCGACGATCCGGATGCGCTCGCGCGCTCGGCGGCGATCCTGCGCAGTACGCTCGCCGCGGTGCCGGGGACCGTCGCGGTGCGCGACTCGCTCGGTCAGCCGACGACGACGCTCGCCGCGCGCATCGACCCGCAGCGCGTCGCCGAAACCGGCCTTAACGCTGCCGACGTGCAGCGGACCGTCGCGCTGGCGTTCGGCGGCACGACCGCCACGGCGATTCGCGAAGCCGACCGTCAAACGCCGGTCGTCGTGCGGCTTCCGCCCGCGCGGCGCGGCAACGCGTCGGCGTTCGGAAGCCTCGCGGTGCACGGCGTCCCGCTCGCCGAGGTCGCGACGCTGGCACCCGCGACGCAGACCAGCGTCGCGACCTACCGCGACGGTTCCCCGACGGTGACGGTGCTGGCCGACGTGGAGGGCCGCCTGGCGAGCGACGTGCTGGCGCAGTTCCGGCGCGCGGCGAACGGGATCCGCCTGCCCGACGGCGTGCGGCTCACGGTTGCGGGCGAGGACGAGCAGACGGCGACCTCGTTCCGAAACCTGCTCGTCGCCGTCATCGTAGGACTGTTGATCAACCAGATGATCCTGCTGTGGGAGTTCCGCACGCTGCGGCTCTCGCTGGTCGTGCTCTCCGCCGTCCCGCTCGGGCTCGCGGGCGCGATCGCGGGGCTCGCGCTGACGGGTCAGCACTTCGGGTTCGTCGCATCGCTCGGCATCGCGAGCCTGGGCGGGATCGTCACCAATCACGCCATCGTGCTGTTCGAATACGCAAAGAGGGAAATGGAGGCCGGCGAACCCATGGAGCGCGCCTTGATCCTGGCCGGAACCACCCGGCTGCGGCCGATCATGCTGACCGTCCTCGCGTCGATCGCGGGGCTGCTCCCGCTCGCGTTCTCGGCGCAAACGCTGTGGCGGCCGTTCTGCTGGGCCGTGATCTTCGGCCTGGGCGGGTCGATGCTGATGACCCTCGTCGCGATCCCCGCGATCTACCGGATCGTCGCCGGCCGCGGCTTTGCACCGGGCGCGCAGCGTCAGCCCTCCCGCGAACTGGCGGGTGCGGTGTCGTGACCGACGAGAGCCTCTTCTACCGCCGGTTCATCGAAGACGTGCGCCGCTGCGCGGCGGGGCGCGCGCCGGCGTCGGTGGCCGAGATCGACCTCCGCGTCCAAGCCGCGCTCGCCGCGCCGCCGCAGCAGCGCGAGAGCCGCTGGGCGCGCGTCGTCGCGGCCGTCGGGGATCTCCTGACCGCCTTCAACGGCCGCAGCGCGGCGGCGGGACGGCTGCGCGAGTTTCTGCGCGAGAACGCCGACCTCGAACGCCCGCGCGACGTCGCAATCACCGACTTCCGGTTCGTCCAGCGGGTGGACGGCGTTCTGCGGCTGCGCGACGGCCGCCGCGTCCTGATGTCCGCGCGCATCCCGCGGGCCGCGGACGCGTCGCTCGACGAAGTCGTCGCGGCGCCGGCGCGGCGCGCAGCGGAGTGGACGGTCTACGGGCTGTGCGGCGGCGCCGCTGCCGCCGCGCTGTGGTTCGCGTTCGTCGTGCCCGTGTGACGGCGCGGACGGCATGAACCGCGCGACGCTGCTGCGGCTGCTGCCGATCCTCGGCATCACGTTCATCGACATCTTCGGCTTCAGCATGCTGTTGCCGCTGCTGCCGTTTTTCGTCAAGCATTTCGGCGCCGCCGACGTCGTCGTCGGCTGGGTTGCGGCGACGTACTCGATCTGTCAGCTGATCGCAGGCCCGCTGTGGGGAAATCTCAGCGACCGCATCGGGCGCAAAGCCGTGCTGATCGTCTCGCAGGTCGGCGCGACGATCGGCTGGGCGCTGCTGGGATTCGCGCCAACGATCGCGTGGGTCTTCGCGTCGCGCGCAATCGAAGGGCTCAGCGGCGGCAACCTCGGCGTCACCCAAGCGTACATCGGCGACTTGGTCGAGCCCGCGCAGCGCGGCCGCGCGTTCGCGCTCCTCGGCGCGGCGTTCAGCGCAGGGTTCGTCTTCGGACCCGCGCTCGCCGGCTGGCTCGCGAGCGCGTACGGGTTCTCGACGCCGTTCTTCGTCGCCGCCGGACTGCAGGCGCTTACGCTCGTGCTGACGATCGTGCTGCTTCCAGACTCGCGCGCCGGCGCGACCGAAGAGGCGAAGAACGTCGCGACCCCGCGCGACATTGTCGTCGCACTCGCCGACCGGCGCGTCGCGCCGGTGCTCTGGCTGCGGCTGGTGTTCGTGCTCGGCATGTACGGATGGTTCGGAGCGATGGCGCTCGTGCTGAACCGTCAATTGGGCTGGGGTGTGAGCGATACGAGCTTCGTCTTCGCGATCTTCGGCGTGTTCCAAGTCGTGCTGCAATTGACAGCGACCGGGAAGACGGTCGACGGAATGGGCAACCGCGCAGCGACGAATTTGGCGATCGCGATCCTGGCCGGCGCGTTCGCGCTGATATCGTTCGCGACGTCGCTCCCGCTCGCGATCGTCTTCATGATCCTCTTCGGCGTCGGCATGAGCTTGGCGAACTCCGCGTTCCCCGCGCTCGCCTCGGGGGTGGCGCCCGAAGACCGGCGCGGCACGGTGCTCGGCGTTTTCTCGGGGCTCGACAGCCTGGCGGGTTTTCTGATGCCGCCGCTCGTCACCGGCGTGCTGGGCGCGTACGGGGTGCGTCCGGCGGTGGCGATCGTCTTTGGCCTGCTCGTCACGGCGCTCGCGATCGGGCTCGCGCAGTCGCGCACCGTCACGCCGCGGCTCGTGCGCGTCGCCGAATCCGCGGCGCCGAAGTAACCCGGTCCGTCGCCGCGCTTGGAGTTTGCGCCGACGCGTCCGCACGGGCCATATCACGACGTACTCAGCGGCGGAAACGGCACGTACGCCGCTGCGCCCGGCTCCGACTACACCACCGGCCTGGGCAGCGTCGACGTCGACGCACTGAACGCGATCGTCGGACACGAACTTCCGCCCCTCCGGCGACTGCAGAGAGGGCGCCTCGCACGAGGCGCCCTCTTCTGCGTCGTCAGAGACCGAGGTCGCTCAGCCCGGGATGATCGTCGGGACGGCGCGCCCCCTCCCAACGGAAGAGCCGCGCGCTCTCCGCGATCGGCACGTCGTTGATGCTCGCCTCGCGGCGCCGCATCAAGCCGTCGGGCGCGAACTCCCACTGCTCGTTGCCGTGGCTGCGGAACCACGCGCCGGCCTCGTCGTGCCATTCGTACGCGAAGCGCACGGCGATGCGGTTGCCGTGAAACGCCCAGACCTCTTTGATCAGCCGGTAGTCGCGCTCGCGCGACCACTTGCGCTCGAGAAACGCCGCAATCGCGTCGCGGCCGGAGAAGAACTCCGAGCGGTTGCGCCAGCGGCTGCCCTCGGAATACGCGCCGGCGACGCGTTGCGGATCGCGGGAGTTCCACGCGTCTTCGGCGAGCCGCGCTTTCGTCGTCGCGGTCTCGGCGGTGAACGGCGGAAGCGGGGGGCGTTCGGTCATGCGGAGTTCGACGACGTCGCGGTGGCCGCTCTCACGCGCGGGACAATTCGGCGGCATGGACGACCGGGAAATCAATCTCGGTGCCGGCGACGACGTTGAGGTAGTTGGTGAAGACGTTGAGCGCGACGTTGCCGACGATCTCGACGAGCTCGGCGTTGCTGATGCCGGCTGCCCGAGCCTGCACGACGGCCTCGGCGCCGACGTGTCCGCGTTCGCGCACGATCGCAACCGCGAGCCGGACGATTGCGTCGATCTTCGGCTCGGCGGCGTCACCCGAGCGCGCCCGGCGAACGTCGTCGTCGTTCAGGCCGGCCTGTTTGCCGAGGTACGTGTGCGCCGAGAGACAGTAGTCGCAGCCGTTCGTCTGGGCGACGGCAAGCGCGATCTGTTCGCGAACGCGCGCGTTCAGCCGGCCCTTTGCGAGGGAGCCGCTGAGCTGAACGAGACCGTTGAGCGCGGCCGCCGAATTCGCGGCGACGCGGAACATGTTGGGCGTGACGCCGAGCTGTGCGTTGACGGCGGCGAGGATCCGTTTCGCGTCGTCCGGCGCGGTTGCGGGATCGACGGCGTTGAGACTGGACATGGGTGTGTGCTCCTGGAACGATCGGCGGTAGGGTTTGTTATTTAACCGAACGTTCGGTACAATACGGCACGAAGCCGCCGCTGTCAAGCCCCTTTCCGGAAACGACGGTCCGGACGCCGAAGGGCGAACCCGATGCCTGCTGCCCTGGTCCCGCGTGACGAAGTCGTCGCGCGCCTTCAGAACGTGTTTCGCGAACGCGGATACGACGGCGCGTCGCTGAGCGAACTCTCGCGCGCGACGGGGCTGGGGAAGAGCAGCCTCTACCACTACTTTCCCGGCGGTAAAGACGACATGGCGATCGCCGTCCTCGAACGCGTCGACGCCTGGATGCGCGACCGCGCCTTGCTCCCGCTGCGTGGGGAAGGGCCGCCGCCCAAGCGGCTGCGCGCGATGCTGCGCGCGCTCGACACCTTCTACGGCGGCGGCCGCGACGCGTGCCTGCTCGGCACGCTTGTCCTCGGCGGCGGCCGCACGCGATTTCAGCAGTATCTCAAGGACGCGTTCAGCGGCTGGGTCGGCGCACTGCGCGATCTGGCAGTCGAGGCCGGCGTCCCGGCGCGCATCGCGCGCGACCGCGCCGAAGACGTCGTCGTCCGCATCGAGGGCGCGCTGATCCTCGCCGGTGCGCTCGACGATCCGGCGCCGTTTCGGCGCGCGCTGCGCGCGGCGGAACGCGATCTGCTCGAGGGCGCGGCGTGACGGACGGCGGGGCGCCGCTCGCCGGCGTGCGCGTCGTCGATCTGACGACCGTGGTTGCAGGACCGTGGGCGACGCATCTGCTCGCCGGATACGGCGCCGACGTGATCAAAATCGAGCCGCCGGAAGGCGACATCATGCGCTACGCCCCGCCCGGACGTCATCCGACGATGGGGCCGGAGTTTTTGCACATGAACGCCGGGAAGCGCAGCGTCGCACTCGACTTGAAAACCGGTGCGGGACGCGAAGAGGCGCTCGCGCTGATCGCAGGCGCCGACGTCTTCCTCACCAACGTGCGGCCGGCGGCGATGGAGCGCCTCGGCCTCGCGTATGCGGACGCAAAGCGCGCGAATCCCGAGATCGTCTACGTCGGAATCGTCGGGTTCGACCAGCGCGGGCCGTACGCGGCCCGCCCGGCCTACGACGACCTCATCCAGGGCGGCTGCGGCCTGGCGTCGCTCTTCGCGCACACGGGCGGCGAACCGCGCTACATCCCGAGTCTGATCGCCGACCGCATCACCGGGATCACGGCCGCGAACGCGGTGCTGGCGGCGCTCTTCGCGCGCGAGCGCGGCAACGGCGGTGCGTCGATCGAGATCCCGATGTTCGAGACGATGGCGGAACTCGTGCTGGCCGATCATCTCGGCGGCCACACGTACGTTCCGCCCGCCGGCGACTACGGCTACCAGCGCATTCTTACGCCGCACCGCCGCCCGTACCGCACGAGCGACGGATACGTCTGCGTCCTGCTCTACACGCCGGCGCAGTGGCAGCGCTTCTTCACCGCCGCGGGCCGCGCCGAGCAGTACGCCGCCGAACCGCGGCTGAGCGACGATGCGATGCGGCGCGAACACTACGATTACGCGTACGCGGTGGTCGCCGATATCGTCGCGATGCGGACGTCGGCGGAATGGCTCGTGCTGCTCGAATCGATCGATGTGCCGTTCATGCCGCTGCACGACGTCGCGAGCTTGCTCGACGATCCGCAGATCGCCGCGACCGGATTCGTCGAAGAGCGCGACCATCCGACCGAAGGCCGGATCCGCACCCTGCGCACGCCGATTCGCTGGGACGCGCTCGACGACGTCGACCTGCGCCCCGCCCCAAACCTCGGCGAACACAACCGCACGCAGCGCTGAGCGCTACATGCCGGTGTCGATGGTGACGCCGCCGTCGATGACGATGGTTTGGCCGGTGACGAACGCTCCGGCGCGGGCGGCGAGGTAGATCGCGGCGCCGGCGATGTCGTCGGGATCGGCGAGGCGGCGCAGCGCGGTGCGGCGGATCGTCGGTTCGGCGATCTCCGGATTGTCCCAAAGCGCGCGCGCGAAGTCGGTCTTCACGATCCCCGGCGCGATGCAGTTGACGCGGATCCCGTGCGGGCCCCATTCCACCGCGAGGCTTCGCGCGAGTCCGATCAACGCGGTCTTGGAGACGGCGTACGCGCCGATGACGTTGGTGCCGCTGAGCCCGGCGATGCTCGAGAGGAAGAGCGCCGCACCGCCGCCGCGCTCGGCCATGCGCGGAAACGCCAGGTTCGCGAGCCACAGCGTGCTGCGCACGTTGCTGTTCATGATGCGGTCCCACGCGTCGTCGGTGATCCCCGCGAGCGGTCCGTAGTACGGGTTCACGGCGGCGTTCGCCACGAGGATGTCGATGCCGCCGAAGTGCGCGACGGTCTGCGCGACCAGCGCTTCGAGCTGGACGCGCTTGCCGACGTGCGCCGCGATCGCGACCGCGTCGCCGCCGGCGCCGCGCAGTTCCTGCGCGACCGTTTCGCACGAGGCGGCGTCGCGGCTCGAGATCACAACGCGGGCGCCGCGCTGCGCGTACCGAGTCGCGATCGCACGACCGATCCCGCGTGACGAGCCGGTGACGATGGCGACCTTGCCGGCCAGATCGAAGAGATCGTCGCTCATCCCGCGCACTTCCGCCGCCCCACGCGGAAGCCTCTCGTCACGCCCCGTCGCCGGGGGCCGTTAGATCGATCCCTGCTCGATGAGCGCGAGGCCGCGCTCGGTGAGCTGATTCACCGCGCTGCCGAAATTGCGGAACCGCTCGTCGTGCGTCTGTCCGCGCACGTAGCGGATATAGATCTGCTGCAGGATCACCGCGTAGCGGAAGACGCTGAACACGACATACCAATGCAGGTCGTCGATTTCCGCACCGCTCGCGCGCGCATAGCGGTCGGCAGCTTCGCGCCGCGTCGGAAACCCGTCGAGCCAGGTCGGCATGCGGCCGTGAATCCAGCCGGGCGGATCGGTGTTCTCCGCCCACAGCGCGAGCAGATAGCCCAGATCCATCAGCGGTTCACCGCGCGTGCACATATCCCAATCGAGCACCGCGACCGTGCGCGCGGGATTCGCCGCGTCGCGCAGCGTGTTGTCGAGCTTGTAGTCGTTGTGCAGCAGCGCGACGCGGCGCTGACGCGGCATCGTCTGACGCAGCCAGCCGGTGAACGGTTCGGCCGGACCGACGTCGGCGGTGAGCGCCTTGTACCAGCGGTCGATCCAGCCGTTGAGCTGGCGCTCGACGAAGCCTTCGGGTTTGCCGAGCTCGCCCAGGCCGACGCTCGCGGGATCGACGGCGTGCAGCGCGGCAAGGTCGTCGACGAGCGACTCGCCGATGCCCCGCAGCACGTCCGGGCGATGCGCCCAGGGTTCGGGGATCGTTTCGCGCAGGCCGATGCCGTGACGGCGCTCCATCACGAAAAAGTCCGCGCCGATGATCGCGTGATCGGTGCACAGCAGAAAGCTGCGCGGCGCGAGCGGGTAGCCGCGCCAGAGCGTCGAGAGCACGCGATGTTCACGCCGCATGTCGTGCGCGCCGGCCGGCACCGGTCCCAGCGGCGGCCGCCGCAGGACGAACTCGCGCTCGCCGAAGCGCATCAGATACGTCAGGTTGGCGTGGCCGCCGCCGAACTGGCGCACCGCGAGCGGCCCCTCGGCGCCCTCGAGATGCGCGCGCAGGTACGGTTCGAGCCGCGTCGTGTCGAGCTGCTCTTCGCTGCGGATCTCGATCGTTTCGGGATCGGCGGGGAGGCCCGCGCTCATCGGCGGCCCCGCGACGCCACCGCGGTGAGATGACCGGTTTCGTTCGCGCTCATCAAGAGACGGCGGCCGCCGCCGATGCGCACGACGGAGACCGATGCGTTCGCAAGCGGGAAGACGAAGTCGTGCGCCGTCTCGGCGATCGCGCCGAGCGCGGCGTTGATCGCGCCCGCGTGCGAGACGACGGCGACGCGCTCGCCTGGATGACGCGCCGCGATTGCATCGAGCGCGCGCAGCATCCGGCCGCGCACTTCGTGCGAGGGTTCTGTGCCGGGGATCCCCGTCCACGAACCGTCGCGCATCGCGACGG is a genomic window containing:
- a CDS encoding SDR family NAD(P)-dependent oxidoreductase, with product MTAAASGARRALVTGASSGIGAAFARALAARGLDLVLVARTVPALEALATELRAAHGVTVDVIPADLADQAAPHAILDELAARGIEIGTLVNNAGFATYGELVTLAPERERDEVMVNVLAPQQLTRALLPAMLARRAGAIVNVASNAAFQPVPYMATYGATKAFLLSFSEALAEEVRGSGVRVLALCPGQTETPFFTGIDDARLGRARSPEQVVRTALRALDRGRVVIVDGIANTLLAQSARISPRWLTRRVAGIMQKPSAPANRPRSAG
- a CDS encoding TetR/AcrR family transcriptional regulator — encoded protein: MGIAERKERQRAELREQILAAARKIVLDEGYEQLTMRKIADAIEYSPAAIYLYFENREAIGRQLCAESFEHLIAYMAPVSAIADPFERLLSMGRCYARFGLENPREYRLLFMTDAAYMQALFPPDHQKDDHPGERAFQFVVDIVTSARDAGAIEAADPIAVAEMLWTAVHGIVSLALTCSEAIETPLETLVETMCATIGRGLATPAARAAHVVPAR
- a CDS encoding efflux RND transporter periplasmic adaptor subunit, translated to MSRTTPLALAAAGALVLGGCAARAASVSEQPPTPVTLATAAAPPAQSAYDGPGTVVPRHVYKIAFEVPGRIATVNADVGDRVAAGTVLAALDGGDYAAQARGADAQAAQAAATAAKARNGARTQERQAAADAVAAALAQRDRALAAQRLALANKARYDALFAGGDVAAQQHDQTLAAARDADAAVNAANAQYEQARAQQSLVRSGTRDEDLRAAAAVAEAARASADLAGVTLAKTRIVAPADAYVESRAIEPGSTAQPGATAFVLDDAREPDIVVAVPEARMAGIAAGTPATIRANGAIARGRVERVEPDADPASRTAQVRIRTSGLRLRDGAIVDVALGSERTGGTAAVPLGAVVTDAGGGSHVLLYDARTKTAALRAVRVVGGDGERAIVRGVAPGTRVVRGGAALVKPGAQLAVVPE
- a CDS encoding efflux RND transporter permease subunit translates to MSGLPAFALRRKSLVLAGLLLAIFWSLYAGATMQRREDPGTTQRQTAIVTVFPGATTHDVEQLVTKKIADAMRGVTHVLHVEGTSRPGISEVDVVFDDVINEAGPTLRDVRDRLGDVSPQLPPGVQPSIVDDVWKTYPVVLGVRQDGATPRELRDAAKRLADRISRQRDVGFVKLVGEQVQQVNVDLDVAGLQHYAIGAADVVNALAARNGFVPAGLVAVDGRLAQVDPSDALRGVADVAATSVAPVGGRAVRVGDLAQVGAAYPDPPSELVRVDGEPGIAIAVQAKETSSLTDLGPEVKDAIAAERSRWPAGTHVAFIADQPRSVDDRIADFGLNLLLAVAIVTGLVSLFMGLRNGILVGITVVLTIALTFGAIKLLSVDINQISVLALIISLGIIVDAGIVAIDNIEHHLRLGEDRATASARGVATLWMPLLTSTLVAMSSFLPFRLMGGGIGDFVRDLAVVTCVSLAMSLVVAYFVTPILGEWFAVPSSQIGQTSIFDRFLDAVRARYVPLATASLHRPWITVGAATGAVVLAVLWLPHLGVQFFPSADRAQFFIEVNAPDGTDIRSTARIAANVERAVRAQPGVTVVGSFVGAGAPRFYYNVLQQQPKPSYAQILVDTSDIASANRLVATLAPHLRAEVPGARIDVKKLEQGPPVGAPIQLRLQGDDPDALARSAAILRSTLAAVPGTVAVRDSLGQPTTTLAARIDPQRVAETGLNAADVQRTVALAFGGTTATAIREADRQTPVVVRLPPARRGNASAFGSLAVHGVPLAEVATLAPATQTSVATYRDGSPTVTVLADVEGRLASDVLAQFRRAANGIRLPDGVRLTVAGEDEQTATSFRNLLVAVIVGLLINQMILLWEFRTLRLSLVVLSAVPLGLAGAIAGLALTGQHFGFVASLGIASLGGIVTNHAIVLFEYAKREMEAGEPMERALILAGTTRLRPIMLTVLASIAGLLPLAFSAQTLWRPFCWAVIFGLGGSMLMTLVAIPAIYRIVAGRGFAPGAQRQPSRELAGAVS